CCGCTTGCCCTTTCACAACGAACAGCCCATTCCAGAAGTAGAgaagtgagaaaaaaaacagtAGGACCTACATTGTTCTGATCTTGAAGTATGGGACTCTAGGGGTGGAACTTAGATAAATGGACTTTTGCCCTAAAATACTACTGCAGTGCACTGCAAAAATGTGTTTGTTATGAAAATGTagaagcaacatgtaaagtgctggtcccatgttttatgagctgaaataaaagatcccattaTTCATTATTCAGacgcacaaaaaaataaaatatctcaaatgttgtgtacaaatttgttcacatccctgttagtgagcatttcacctttgccaagataatccatccacctgacaggcgtggcatatcaagaagctgattaaacagcatgatcattacacaggtgcacatagTGCAGGGGAcaaaaaaggccactctaaaatgtacaattttgtcacccaacacaatgctacagatgtctcaagttttgagggagtttgcaattgacatgctgactgcagtatGTCCAGCAGAGCTGGtgccagatcatttaatgttaattactctaccataagcagcctccaatgtcattttagagaatttggcaaaacgtccaaccagcctcaaaaccgaagaccacgtgtaaccacaccagcccaggacctccacatccagcttcttcatctgcgggatcatctgagacccgccacctggacagctgatgaacctgtgggtttgcacaactgaagaatttctgcacaaactgtcagaaaccgtctcagggaacctcatctgcatgctcgtcgtcctcaccagggtcttgacctgactgcagttccgCCGATGTACCCAACTTCAGTGagcaaatgttcaccttcgatggccactggcatactggagaagtgtgctcttcccAGATGAaccccggtttcaactgtacatggcgcatggcgttgtgtgggcgagcagtttactgatgtcaatgttgtgaacagactgccctatggtggtggtggggttatggtatgggcaggcataagatacagacaatgaacacaattgcatttaatcaatggcaatttgaatgcacagagatgctgtgacaagatcctgaggcccattgtcacgccattcatccgccgccatcatctcaagtttcagcatgataatgcacagccccatgtcacaaggatctgtacacaattccaggaagctgaaaatgttccagttcttccatggcctgcatactcaccagacatgtcacccattgagcatgttcgggatgctctggatcaacgtgtacgagagtgtgttccagtccctgccaaaatccagcaacttcgcacagccattgaagaggtagtgggacaacattccacaggccataatcaacagcctgatcaactctatgagaaggagatgtgtccTCATGCATGAGGCAAATCGTGGTCCCACGATAAGGTATCTGTGATTaacagatgcatatttgtatcccagtcttgtgaaatccatagataagtgcctaatgaatttatttaaattgcctGATTTTCTTCtgtaaactgtaactcagtaaaatctttgaaattggtgcatgttgcctttatatttgtgttcagtgtgttataaACCTGTGGGGCAATAAATCAAGGTGTTGTAATCTATACATTTTGGGtatcataagtattcaaccctcttgatttctttcacattttgttgtgttaaagtgggattgaaatagatttttttcaTTTTTGTCACTGAGCTACACAAAATActtcataatgtcaaagtgtattCAGCACCTTTTTTTTAGGCAAGTCTAAATTCATTCAGGAGTCAAatgtggcttaacaaatcacataagttacatggactcactctgcgtGAAATAATAAGGGTTGAAAGGCTTTTTGAATGACTAACACTTcgtctgtaagatccctcagtcaagtattgcaATTCAAGCatagattcaactacaaagaccaggaagCTTTTCGGaagcctcacaaagaagggcagtgattggttgatgggtaaaaaataacaaatcagacattgattatctctttaagcatggtcaagttaaaaCAGCTACGGAggtcaatggctgtgatgggagtaaactgaggatggatctacATTGTTGTGACTCCACAATAAttacctaaatgacagtgaaaataaaaatatacagaataaaaatagtccaaaacatgcatcctgtatgcaacaaggcactaaagtaatactaccaAAACACTTGTTAAAGGAATGCACTTTTTGGCCTATGCAAAGCCTTATattttgggcaaatccaacacaatacatcactgagtaactgcctccttattttccagcatggtggtggctgcatcatggtatggctaagcaagcacaggaaaaatcctagaggaaaacctgcttccaCCAGAAACTGGGAGAGGAATTAACCTTTAAGCAGGACAGTAACCTACAACAAGGCCAATCTACACTGGAGGCGTTAactaagaagacagtgaatgtttgtgAATGGCCAAGTTACAATTTTGGCATAAATCTGATTGAATCattatggcaagacttgaacatgTTTTGTCTAGCCATCTTCCCCAACACCTTAACAGAGCTTAAAGAATTTGGAAAATAATCATGTGCAAATAAGAGACTTATCCAAGGAGACACAGCTGTAAACACTGCCGAAAGgcgtttctaacatgtattgactcagaggggtgaatacttatctaaaccaaggtatttattagcgtttattttatataaataaaCACATCTTTCATTTTGACATTAGTGTATTTTTCGTAGATAGTTGACAGAAAATGACAAATCCATTTTTCATTTGTAACAATAAAAATGTGAAGAAATTCAAGAGGGTGAAAATTTAAGACACCTACTGTGTGGCCATAGAGCACTTACATTTAGGGTTGCTAAACTACTGGTAATCTAACAAAATTACCAGAATCTTCTGTCATTTTGGTAATAAACAGATAACCTATGGCAACATTAGTAAAATATATTAATATAGTATTCATTTTTGAAATCtgtgtccatgagtttctagtggatataCCATATGGTTCAGGAGAAAATACCAAAATGTATGAAAAAAtgatcaacaatggcattattttcaattaacacGGCAACTCTTACAATTATTGACTTCAGTCAAATAGATGTgcaatggctggagcagaatgagtggaatggtatcaaatacatcaaacacatggtttccatgcgtttgatgccattccattggctccattccattgatggtttatatttaggataatatTTTAAAGCTttgttattctattgttattTTAAAATGATCTTATTTAATTATTTGATATATTCTATGTGATAAGGCCGCACAGAAATCCGTAGATTATCACAGATGTCTGTAAttatctgaagtacccaaaatgGCTATACAGTACGTGAAATTGCTTTGCTAAAGAACAGTGCCTGTTGTACTACACAGTGGTTACCAATAGTTTATGAATAGATTTAAATCCTCTTACATAATCTTTTTTATGCACACATCACAACAATACtgttgggggaaaaaaatgcagaaaaactTCTGTTGAAAAAAGATTGCatgtaatgtttttaatttgcattttattttctCACAAACCCAAAGTTTGCTTACAAAATAGAATGTCTACCCATCTATTGCATATCATGCTGGCAGTTTAAACTACATGCAACTCGACAATAATAAGAACAGCAATGATAACAATTAAACTTACTAAATaagaaaggggaggagggagaggggtgatcATAAAAACAAATTAACATTGACAAGTTACAACAGGATTTCAAAATAAGAGTTTATAAAAAGAGGCCTTTCTCCCAGTGGAGTTGTTTTTATACAGGAGGCTTCCTCAGAGCAGGCAGGAGAACCACAAACCTCTCTGGATACAGGAAACAGtaaagggagagaaaaagagagaaggggagaaagaagAGACTGCATAGAGACAGAAAGGCCTAACCTCTCCCTGCTCTAACAATGATAGAGTGATCAGTGGAAATGAatggagagacggaggggaatAGAAGAGGAAATAGAGAAGAGGGGGCACTGAAGAGGTGAATAGGATCACTGGGCCATGGGGAAAGTATACTGCAGTAACTGCACAATattgaatgacacacacacacacaaaattcaAACTCAATCATACAGTAAGAAGCCCTTTCATCGATGGCAATGTCTCGTCAATGTGAAAAACCTGCCAGAAACTAACATAACTTAATTGACCTATCATGGCTGGTCTCGTACAATTGACAATGATTTATTGTGAAATAAATGGGTTAGGTAAGAGTATGGCTTTATAGATTATTATTTTAAACGTCTACACataaaaacattacaaacaaAGGATTTATGTTCTCTTGGCTTGTAGACAAAACAAGGGCCAAGCCTTCCATAGGATGCATCCCAATGcattatattccctatatagagcactacttttgaccaaaacccTTTGGACCGTGGTCAAAATGAGTGcattgtatagggaatagggagccatttgggacgtacccaTAGAGAACACAAGAGCCACCCATATGGTGTacttcacagagagacagagaatataCAGAGGAGGTTTTTACATAAAGGGTTTACAGACATTGAGGATGAACAGCTGGTCACTAAAACGGAGGAGAGTTGGGTCCTGGAGGATTCAGTGTTCGGATACCCTGTGTGTAGCTCTCATGAATGGGGGCTTTTTTGGGGAACGTATCAGGTGAGAGTGGGTGCCTGGAGGAACTaacggaggcagagagagacgatATTAAATGGGAATGAGAGGGAGTTGTAGAGCAGTCCCTTTGGTATATGACCCAGTATACTGAATTAAGAACTGTTGTTGTCAGACAGTTCCTTTTAAGTACCGGTGTCATGTCATAGACCAGTGTATTGAATGAGGGTAagggtacatcccaaatggcaccctatattgggctctacttttgaccatttTGGACGCCTCCTAGGAGGTCCCTTGGCGTTTGAGCCAGTGTTGTCCTTATGGATGGTAGCAGGTGGTGTGGTCAATGGTTTGGTGGTCAGGAGGATGCTTCCAGAGCCTCAGTCTGTGCTGACCTGTGTGGTGACCTGTCCATCAGCCGTCTGATTGGTGGACTGGATGAACAACGGCTGGCTTAGGTCCTGTCCTGCCGGCATCACCTGCTGAATCTGATACAACTgctgtaaggagagagagagagaaagagagagagagagtaaaggatgTGCGGGAGTGAGCGAGCGACAGGAGTGAGAGGTCACTGAGATGTTCCTCTTACCTGTCCGTCAGTAAACTGGTTGAATTGCTGCTGGCCTTGctctgtctgtgtaatctgagaacaaaccagagagagagagagagagagagagagagaggagtcagtcagtcacagtgcTTCACACAGCCACTATTCAAACCTACACCTCTATTAAAATGCAATTGAAGGAAATTAACAATATAGAAATAGAATTACAAAACAATATTGAAAACACACATTTTTAAGATGAATAATCATATCATATTTTGAATGTTATCATATGTTACTACCTTAATGTTATTTCATAAACTAACAGTGATACCGTACCAGACACTACATTACAGAGGTGAAGTGTCTACATACATCTGATGCGATACTATGGATTTTTTAAAAAGGTCCATGTTCAGTACCTGTACCTGCTGAGTGTTACCCAGCGTCTGGATCTGTCCCTGAACCACCTGTGTGCCAGAGACAGGCTGTGCCAGCCGAATGTACTGCAACTGACCATTGTTCAGCTGCACCTGCACACAGCCACCACACGGGGGAGACACACTTTAGGATGGGAAGGTCATAGATACACAACGCAGAGGTTATCATGATCACTGAGCTAGTTAGAGCAGAGCGTCAAAATGGAGGACTGTATAAGGTTCACCAACTATAAGGAGATTTATCTCCAATATTTAACTGAAGAAAATGTTGTGTAAATATCATTAGAAAATGGAGCTTTACAATGATTATAATCTTTCCAGTAAGGTCATTCTAGGAGACTTTCCTCCTCTATATCCGTCTCTCTTACTGGTATCTGCTGGATCTCTGCGGAGTTGGTGATTATCTGCTGCATGACCTGCATGGTCTGTCCTGACTGCACCGTCTGGGTCTGGCCCTGGGACGACGCCTGTACTATCTGGACCTGCTGGTCTCCCACCTGCATGGTCATTGGAGCGCCTCCCTTCAGGGTGGAGAAGGAAGATTCATTGTTGAACGACTGAGAGTCTGGTGACTGAGTCATGTAATGTGATGATTGTCccaaagaaagaaggaaagaaatccaGACGATCTAACGTCCCTAATAAACCAGCCGATCAGATCTAACGTCCCTAATAAACCAGCCGATCCGATCTAACGTCCATAATGAGCCAACTGATCTGATCTAATGAGCCAGCTCTGACTAACATCCCTAATGAGACAGCTAATCTGATCTGACTAACGTCCCTAATGAGACAGCTAATCTGATCTGACTAACATCCCTAATGAGACAGCTAATCTGACTAACGTCCCTAATGAGACAGCTAATCTGATCTGACTAACATCACTAATGAGCCAGTTGATCTGACTAACATCCCTAATGAGACAGATAATCTGACTAACATCCCTAATGAGACAGCTAATCTGATTTGACTAACGTCCCTAATGAGACAGCTAATCTGATCTGACTAACATCCCTAATGAGACAGCTAATCTGATCTGACTAACATCACTAATGAGCCAGTTGATCTGACTAATGTCCCTAATGAGACAGCTAATCTGATCTGACTAATGTCCCTAATGAGACAGCTAATCTGATCTGACTAATGTCCCTAATGAGACAGCTAATCTGATCTGACTAATGTCCCTAATGAGACAGCTAATCTGATCTGACTAATGTCCCTAATGAGACAGCTAATCTGATCTGACTAACGTCCCTAATGAGACAGCTAATCTGATCTGACTAATGTCCCTAATGAGACAGCTAATCTGATCTGACTAACATCCCCACTGAGACAGCGAATCTGATCTAACATCCCCACTGAGACAGCGAATCTGATCTGACTAACATCCCTAATGAGACAGCTGATCTGACTAACGTCCCTAATGAGCCAGTTGATCTGACTAACGTCCATAATGAGACAGCTAATCTGATCTGACCAACGTCCCTAATGAGACAGCTAATCTGACTAACGTCACTAACGAGCCAGCTGATCTGACTAATGTCCCTAATGAGACAGCTAATCTGATCTGACTAACGTCCCTAATGAGACAGCTAATCTGATTTGACATACGTCCTTAATGAGACAGCTAATCTGATCTGACATACGTCCCTAATGAGACAGCTAATCTGATTTGACTAACGTCCCTAATGAGACAGCTAATCTGACTAACGTCCCTAATGAGACAGCTAATCTGATCTGACTAACGTCCCTAATGAGACAGCTAATCTGATCTGACTAACATCCCTAATGAGACAGCTGATCTGACTAATGTCCCTAATGAGCCAGCTAATCTGATCTGACTAACATCCCTAATGAGACAGCTAATCTGACTAAAGTCCCTAATGAGACAGCTAATCTGATCTGACTAACATCCCTAATGAGACAGCTGATCTGACTAACGTCCCTAATGAGACAGCTAATCTGATCTGACTAACATCCCTAATGAGACAGCTGATCTGACTAATGTCCCTAATGAGCCAGCTAATCTGATCTGACTAACGTCCCTAATGAGACAGCTGATCTGACTAATGTCCCTAATGAGCCAGCTAATCTGATCTGACTAACGTCCCTAATGAGACAGCTGATCTGACTAATGTCCCTAATGAGCCAGCTAATCTGATCTGACTAACGTCCCTAATGAGACAGCTAATCTGACTAAAGTCCCTAATGAGACAGCTAATCTGATCTGACTAACATCCCTAATGAGACAGCTGATCTGACTAATGTCCCTAATGAGCAACTTCACCCTACAACTAGGAGTACTGGGATGGGGAGGGGTGTTTCAGATGGGGGGGGGTTTACCGTGATAGGTGTGCCCTGTGACTGGGCTACCTGCACCTGCTGTAACTGTTGCATTGTGGTCCCCTGCAGCACCTGAAgggggggaaggaagagagaggaagagaaagagggagcttTACAAACATGACTACAAGCACATGCAGAGTGCAGAGTGCAAAGGAAaaagtaggacacacacacacacacacacctgtcatcagatctcacacacacagtcagacaccggtcatcagatcacacacacacacacacacagtcagacaccggtcatcagatcacacacacacacacacacacacacacagtcagacaccggtcatcagatcacacacacacacacacacacacacagtcagacaccggtcatcagatcacacacacacacacacacacacacacagtcagacaccggtcatcagatcacacacacacacacagtcagacaccggtcatcagatcacacacacagtcagacaccggtcatcagatcacacacacacacacagtcagacaccggTCAtcagatctcacacacacacagtcagacaccggTCATcagatctcacacacacagtcagacaccagTCATcagatcacacacatacacacagtcaggCACCGGTCATcagatcacacacacagtcagacaccggtcatcagatcacacacacagtcagacacctGTCATCAgatcacacacagtcagacacctGTCATCAGATCACACAGTCAGACACCTGTCATcagatcacacacacagtcagacacctgtcatcagatcacacacacagtcagacacctgtcatcagatcacacacacagtcagacacctgtcatcagatcacacacacagtcagacacctGTCATCAgatcacacacagtcagacacctGTCATCAgatcacacacagtcagacacctGTCATCAgatcacacacagtcagacacctGTCATCAgatcacacacagtcagacacccgTCATCAGATCACACACAACAAACAATGAGCATGTGAACTGAATTATGGTTGGAAGAAATGCATAGAGCAGAAGGGATGCAGATTTAATGGAGAAAGAGCAGCTGTTAATGAAGATAAAGATGTATCCTACAGTAGGAAATGGGAGTTCCAATAAGACACTGTAGATGTGCAATAGAAATGGAGGTTTGGTTTCGTAACAGATCAGTCCGTTAGGGACTTTGTGGCCCGAGAGGGAATGTGACAGAACTGGTGCAACAGTGACGACTAGTGACACCGAAAGCTCTTAGCAGGCAAgtctggcaaacacacacacacacacacacacacacacacacacacacacacaggaattgaGCAATGAATTAGGACCTCATTACCCTCCTCCCACAAACCCCAGGTATCTCACACTTTATCCATCTGTTTTTCAGATCCTTTCCCCTCTTCCATCCCaccatccctcttcctccctggCCTCTTAACTGTAACCCAGTAGTCTAAACTAGTCACCTATTCTAAGGTGCCAGTCATGTAGTGACCTCCCCTGCTCTGCTCGGTGACtgtggtagtaacagtagcagctcTAGCCTGACTGTGGCTTTGGAACTGTGACAGATCAGTGAAACGAAGGCAGCCTGCTGAAGCAAGGAGAGAGAACACATTCAACAGGGAGGGAGAATAATGGAGCAAGAGAGGGAacacaaaagagagagaggggtgcctGGGGAACCACACTCAGAGAAGGAAAAAGACTAGGGCAACCCACCCATCTGTTTACTCATATGTTCCTCCTCTTCAGAGATAAGTACAGCGGAGTGGCAGAGAGCAGTCTCACAGGGAGTctaggttgcatcccaaatggcaccctaatccctatgggccctggtcaaaagtagtgcactgaatagggaatagggtgacaggGACACctagtgttactgtactgttctggACATCCAGCAGAGAGGGGAGTGACTGAAGTGGGCAGATCAAATGGCCCTGTATCACTGCTTTTatagctgtgtgtttgtgtgctgggTGTGAACGGGACATTCATCCCTGCTGGTGGGAAAGAGTGGAGGCCAGAGTGCGGTTTGGCTGTGCTTGCCAAGGATAATATCAATAAAACCCACTGTTATTACCCCATTCACACTGCTTTATAGTGGACAGGGTTGGAGAGGGTTGTTGACTGGGAGAGTGTTAGGAGAGCTGGTGATCTGCCAGGCTGTgtcacggtgtgtgtgtggtgtacacTACATCTTTGCCTAGGCTGACTGTTGGTAGCTTACCGGTTGTTTGTGGAGTAGTATGCTCCGTATGTctggtggtgagtgtgtgtgtctgcacatgTGGTCTCTCCGTCTGTGTCAGTGCAGGTCTGTTCTCCAGTTTACCTGTCCTTGCTGTGGCTGTGCGATGATGATCTGTCCAGGCTGGATGGTGGTAGCCTGTTGTCCAGTGGCCTGCTGGCCCTGCACCTGGCCTGGCTGCTGAGCCAGGGTGAAGTAGTACTGAACCGGCTCTGCTGGGGCCACCGACTGACGCACCTCCTCCTGTACACATACAAAAAGagagggggcaagagagagagaaaaaaagagagagaaatggtgagcgagagagatggtgagagaaagagagaggggataacaGAGAAGCCTATCAGTCCATTACATCTCCATGAATTATTTTGGCAGTGTAATACAATAGGTAAGAGACCCAGATTAATAACTGATAGGGTCTGGATGGATGAGTAATGTGATTCTAAATAGagggtacatcccaaatggcaccatattctctattcagtgcactgcttttgaccagagccctatgggagccctatgggccctggtcaaaagtagtgcactacatagggaatagggtaccgatTGGGACACAACCGGAGGATCCATTAGCACTGGAGGACCTTGATGATCCCAGTCGACAACACTCAGGCTCAAGGCCTTATGGGTCTTCGTCAAGACAATGGGTTTTCACAACCCAACAATACTTTTCAGAACACAAGAACACTTCAGCAGACAGAAAGGGATCGTTTCCATTCATGAAAACAAGACCTTGGCACACTATTGAGAATGTTTTAATCATAAACTGTGAATGGAAAGCTCATTCAATGACACATTGGACATTTCGTCAGCCATTAACAAGCATGAAGGCTCTTTGTGTCTAGTCTGATATGGTCTAACAACTGCCAGTTAGAGCAATGCCACAGCACTACAAGCACCATATTTCTTTGTGCTCAGAAAAGTCAACTCAAGGCCTCATCATTGTCAGAAGTACAAGGTAACAGTTCCCTAAAAGGTGGTTGATCTTCCAGGCTACTGTAGGAGGTGGCAGTTTCCCCGTCACCAGAAGCGTAAACACCCCTCTCCCAGCTCGATGATGTCACAGCTGAGAGTGTAGGATGTTTACACCCCTGGCCACAGACTTGGTGAATTGGTCTATTTAGGTGGCCACAACTTAAAATGCTTAGGAGCCACTGTTCAGCCTAACACACCATAAATCTGGGTCAGGACTGTAATGTGGTAGAGGGGGCAGCCATTAACACAGTGGTGATTATGTTGATAGTGATTACAAGCTATGGGGTATTGGTGGTGGTTCTGATGGAGATTAGAGGCTATGGTGGTGGTTCTGATAGAGTTTAGAGGCTATGGTGGTGGTTCTGATGGAGATTAGAGGCTATGGTGGTGGTTCTGATAGAGTTTAGAGGCTATGGTGGTGGTTCTGATGGAGATTAGAGGCTATGGTGGTGGTTCTGATAGAGTTTAGAGGCTATGGTGGTGTATTGGTGGTGGTTCTGATGGAGATTAGAGGCTATGGTGGTGTATTGGTGGTGGTTCTGATGGAGATTAGAGGCTATGGTGGTGGTTCTGATGGAGATTAGAAGCTATGGTGGTGGTTCTGATGGAGATTAGAAGCTATGGTGGCACTGTTGGAAGTAATGGGCAGCCAGACGCTGCAAACATCCGACTGAAAGCCCTTGCTGTCCAAACCCCAGCTTCCAGTCAAGGATGTTTACAGCGTCTCTAGGCTGCCAGGAGTGGTACTCCACCCTGACGGGGTCCTGAAAGTAAATGTAgatagacccacacacacacacacacacacacaccatacctgtCGTTTGGGGGGCTTGAGCTCGTCCCGGGGCACAATGTCGATAAGGAAGTCAAACTGGTCAAACTTCGTTATCGCCATGGCAATGTCGTTCCTCTGTAACACAGGAAATAAGAGTTGAGGCTGAACATTAGGCTCCTCATCAGTATGTGAAAAAACTAGGCTAAATATAAAACTGGCTTTGTACTTCTGCTGCTCCAAATATAGCCTTTTTGAAAGCGTTCGAAGAAAAGACAGTTTATTAAAAACTTCTAGGTCAAACTCGAACAGCTTTGTAAACAATAGTAAAAAGGAGTTTGCTCTCAGTGGAACTGTAAAAAGCTTTGCCTACTTCAATCAACACATACCATGTAAAAACAGCAGAATTAGCCATAGAGCCATAGGCCCACTGTGAGCAGCACCAGATTAAGGACACCGGGAGTTGTGTGATGTATTCTTAGCATCACTGTCCTCCCGAGGCCCACTcctctagtgtgtgtgtcattttcCACAGGATATTGGCATCTAAGTCCCCCCATTGGGGCCCCCTACATATGTGTATTTATAGCGCTGTGAGATTAATATATCAGGTAACACTGGGTCACATCCACAGTTGTTATATTGATGAGCGTCGCCATGGAGACCCTGATCGGCGTGCCGTTGGCACAACGGAACCCTAGCACCGACGAGAGCCggagtgtgtgaaagagagatagAATGAGTGTGATTGCAAGCAGAGCTGTCTTATTAATAAAACACATGTAACACCACCTGTGGTGTAAAAATGCAATTAACGTGAGGAACTT
The DNA window shown above is from Oncorhynchus mykiss isolate Arlee chromosome 18, USDA_OmykA_1.1, whole genome shotgun sequence and carries:
- the LOC110496603 gene encoding nuclear transcription factor Y subunit gamma isoform X9: MKSFHHFPCPYPVVSDVLGRVQPQKGPGMECHCQFGPEADDTAVSVSVADLPGESRGAGLGRTTMLLIQQIRLLNTILLSQRGEKGETRMQEEKRQRMVSVADEAHCAVSMSADSFGAGGSDAQQSLQSFWPRVMEEIRNLTVKDFRVQELPLARIKKIMKLDEDVKMISAEAPVLFAKAAQIFITELTLRAWIHTEDNKRRTLQRNDIAMAITKFDQFDFLIDIVPRDELKPPKRQEEVRQSVAPAEPVQYYFTLAQQPGQVQGQQATGQQATTIQPGQIIIAQPQQGQGGAPMTMQVGDQQVQIVQASSQGQTQTVQSGQTMQVMQQIITNSAEIQQIPVQLNNGQLQYIRLAQPVSGTQVVQGQIQTLGNTQQVQITQTEQGQQQFNQFTDGQQLYQIQQVMPAGQDLSQPLFIQSTNQTADGQVTTQVSTD
- the LOC110496603 gene encoding nuclear transcription factor Y subunit gamma isoform X10 is translated as MKSFHHFPCPYPVVSDVLGRVQPQKGPGMECHCQFGPEADDTAVSVSVADLPGESRGAGLGRTTMLLIQQIRLLNTILLSQRGEKGETRMQEEKRQRMVSVADEAHCAVSMSADSFGAGGSDAQQSLQSFWPRVMEEIRNLTVDFRVQELPLARIKKIMKLDEDVKMISAEAPVLFAKAAQIFITELTLRAWIHTEDNKRRTLQRNDIAMAITKFDQFDFLIDIVPRDELKPPKRQEEVRQSVAPAEPVQYYFTLAQQPGQVQGQQATGQQATTIQPGQIIIAQPQQGQGGAPMTMQVGDQQVQIVQASSQGQTQTVQSGQTMQVMQQIITNSAEIQQIPVQLNNGQLQYIRLAQPVSGTQVVQGQIQTLGNTQQVQITQTEQGQQQFNQFTDGQQLYQIQQVMPAGQDLSQPLFIQSTNQTADGQVTTQVSTD
- the LOC110496603 gene encoding nuclear transcription factor Y subunit gamma isoform X4, producing the protein MKSFHHFPCPYPVVSDVLGRVQPQKGPGMECHCQFGPEADDTAVSVSVADLPGESRGAGLGRTTMLLIQQIRLLNTILLSQRGEKGETRMQEEKRQRMVSVADEAHCAVSMSADSFGAGGSDAQQSLQSFWPRVMEEIRNLTVKDFRVQELPLARIKKIMKLDEDVKMISAEAPVLFAKAAQIFITELTLRAWIHTEDNKRRTLQRNDIAMAITKFDQFDFLIDIVPRDELKPPKRQEEVRQSVAPAEPVQYYFTLAQQPGQVQGQQATGQQATTIQPGQIIIAQPQQGQVLQGTTMQQLQQVQVAQSQGTPITGGAPMTMQVGDQQVQIVQASSQGQTQTVQSGQTMQVMQQIITNSAEIQQIPVQLNNGQLQYIRLAQPVSGTQVVQGQIQTLGNTQQVQITQTEQGQQQFNQFTDGQQLYQIQQVMPAGQDLSQPLFIQSTNQTADGQVTTQVSTD
- the LOC110496603 gene encoding nuclear transcription factor Y subunit gamma isoform X11, which encodes MKSFHHFPCPYPVVSDVLGRVQPQKGPGMECHCQFGPEADDTAVSVSVADLPGESRGAGLGRTTMLLIQQIRLLNTILLSQRGEKGETRMQEEKRQRMVSVADEAHCAVSMSADSFGAGGSDAQQSLQSFWPRVMEEIRNLTVKDFRVQELPLARIKKIMKLDEDVKMISAEAPVLFAKAAQIFITELTLRAWIHTEDNKRRTLQRNDIAMAITKFDQFDFLIDIVPRDELKPPKRQEEVRQSVAPAEPVQYYFTLAQQPGQVQGQQATGQQATTIQPGQIIIAQPQQGQGGAPMTMQVGDQQVQIVQASSQGQTQTVQSGQTMQVMQQIITNSAEIQQIPVQLNNGQLQYIRLAQPVSGTQVVQGQIQTLGNTQQITQTEQGQQQFNQFTDGQQLYQIQQVMPAGQDLSQPLFIQSTNQTADGQVTTQVSTD
- the LOC110496603 gene encoding nuclear transcription factor Y subunit gamma isoform X6, which encodes MKSFHHFPCPYPVVSDVLGRVQPQKGPGMECHCQFGPEADDTAVSVSVADLPGESRGAGLGRTTMLLIQQIRLLNTILLSQRGEKGETRMQEEKRQRMVSVADEAHCAVSMSADSFGAGGSDAQQSLQSFWPRVMEEIRNLTVKDFRVQELPLARIKKIMKLDEDVKMISAEAPVLFAKAAQIFITELTLRAWIHTEDNKRRTLQRNDIAMAITKFDQFDFLIDIVPRDELKPPKRQEEVRQSVAPAEPVQYYFTLAQQPGQVQGQQATGQQATTIQPGQIIIAQPQQGQVLQGTTMQQLQQVQVAQSQGTPITGGAPMTMQVGDQQVQIVQASSQGQTQTVQSGQTMQVMQQIITNSAEIQQIPVQLNNGQLQYIRLAQPVSGTQVVQGQIQTLGNTQQITQTEQGQQQFNQFTDGQQLYQIQQVMPAGQDLSQPLFIQSTNQTADGQVTTQVSTD